In the Arachis hypogaea cultivar Tifrunner chromosome 20, arahy.Tifrunner.gnm2.J5K5, whole genome shotgun sequence genome, agacgaattttccgtctgtaattttttttagattacagacagaaaatctgtctgtaaatctgtcagtAAGATAAAAtggaatttttttagattttttcattgTAAAATAAACCTgttttatacaaaataatataaatttaataattacaattttttatctaattagtattcaaatatttataatattacaaaaaataaacaaattcatcataTTATAAAGCTAAAAGAAAAGtattataaacaagcaagtcaatataattcaagacataaacaaagtgtattatCAACTATAATCCTTagtatattgttcaaccatactaaatTTATCAACTATAGTCCTCAGTGTCATCTTCATCCCCATCATCATCATAGTCTTCATCCGAAGAGATTGAAGGTGGCGGCAGTGGCAGTGGCGGTGGAGCAGTAGTGGAACTACTTGACGCTCTAACCTTCTTGTAATAGCTAACATAAGCCTCATTCCATCTCTTCTGTTTTCAGCTTTTCCTTCTTGGCCTTTCCAATTGCCCGTTCtaacttttctaacttcttttgagTCTTTTCCAAAAGAGCCAAGCGTGTATCTAACAACTTACTAATACACTCATCTGTTTGTTGAGTAACACGTTGAAAAAGCTCTTCATTGAGATTATGAATCTGTTCTCGCAAATCAGGAACAGAATTTTGATTTGTAGATGCTCTTCCAGATACAGAGTTGGCAGAAGTGATTCTAGACTTAATAGAGCTAGAAAAGAATGCTCCTTTTCCGTAAACTCGATTCTTCTTTTGCCCACCACACACTTCCTCCCAAATCAAGTCTTCATCAATTGGTGGTAGCTCCATTCCTTGTGCTTGAGCCTCGACATGTTGGGCCTGAACTTCTGCTAACTTTTTTATAAACTTCTCCTGTTGCACAATGATtattatcaaaagaaaaaataccAACAAATTTTCATCCTTTCCCAATAATTCAGATAGAATAAGCTCTAAAATATTCATGATTCTcattacaaaatacaaaataatattcTCACAAGATAGCAACAGGAACAATTGGCGAAAGGAACAATTAACTAAAGTAGAAGAATAAATGACATAAATCAAGACATCAAACAGCTGAAAATATCCCAATTAGGTGGCATGCATTATTAACAGCATTTGTTTGCCACACACAAAAAAGGTTTTTAACAGCATTTGTTTGCCACACAAAAACTCAATTCATTAACATATCAAATACTCATTGAttagaatctctctctctctctctctctatatatatatatatataataatctataattAGGTGAGCCAATTCAATATTCTTATATTCATGCATAGTTAGTTTCACATTCTTCAATATTCTTATATTCATGAATTACTGCAACATCTCACTGAAAATGCAGCAAAAGGAACAGTGAATCCATCTTTTTCAGATATGTAAATTAAAACACATGTTTCTTTGCTCAGATCTGGaagaaattagagttttattttgCTTGAAATGTTAAAAAACAAAGGTACTATAACTCTGGTTTTTGGATGTAATTCTGTTATAAAAAACAAAGTTAAAAAACAcaactactactaataataataagtaacagAGAAGAAACTAAATAGTAGTAGTGAAaaatctatctacttaatatttATACTATATCTCACATGAGTGTCTTGAGAGCGTTTGTCCACCCATTTAGACTTGTCACTTTTAAGTGTGTGGGTTTCCTTGAAGACTTCCTCATGAGTTGGTGTACGGTCTAACTGCTTCTTCTGTTTCACATAAACacagaataaaaaatttttatataaataaatgtcTATTAAATAAGATCTAAAGCCAC is a window encoding:
- the LOC112784501 gene encoding uncharacterized protein, translating into MQLWMLIAWLKYLTSSIQKLPIQILKDRRLNETAILGVPVKATIKESHFLIDDDDEEFFWKAFKYRTSKRFSQMMSDIREGVDTTHEWLIPAYKKVLEKYWEMDEKWKNIRKKARENRASLLGGSVHCGGSIPLSSTIERMKKQLDRTPTHEEVFKETHTLKSDKSKWVDKRSQDTHEKFIKKLAEVQAQHVEAQAQGMELPPIDEDLIWEEVCGGQKKNRVYGKGAFFSSSIKSRITSANSVSGRASTNQNSVPDLREQIHNLNEELFQRVTQQTDECISKLLDTRLALLEKTQKKLEKLERAIGKAKKEKLKTEEME